The Acidimicrobiia bacterium genome contains a region encoding:
- a CDS encoding DUF2505 family protein — protein sequence MKLHASHIFSASAAAVCVGMADTEFYATLDLPDLERPELLVRTETGATTDVHLRFTYTGRLDPIARRIVGHDRVTWVQRLVVDAGARSCALTVAPEIGVVPVSCTGTFRMHDADGGQCLRILDGELRVKVPVIGGRAERSLAPGIMRRLDLEAAALEAYLARDARHR from the coding sequence GTGAAGCTCCACGCGAGCCACATCTTCTCGGCGTCCGCGGCAGCCGTCTGCGTGGGCATGGCCGACACCGAGTTCTACGCGACGCTCGACCTCCCGGACCTCGAACGCCCCGAGCTGCTCGTGCGCACCGAGACGGGCGCGACGACCGACGTCCACCTCCGCTTCACGTACACGGGCCGGCTCGATCCGATCGCGCGCCGCATCGTCGGCCACGACCGCGTCACCTGGGTGCAACGGCTCGTCGTCGACGCCGGCGCGCGCTCGTGCGCGTTGACCGTCGCACCCGAGATCGGGGTCGTCCCGGTCAGCTGCACGGGCACGTTCCGGATGCACGACGCCGACGGTGGCCAGTGCCTACGCATCCTCGACGGCGAGCTGCGCGTCAAGGTTCCCGTCATCGGCGGCCGTGCCGAGCGCTCGCTCGCGCCGGGGATCATGCGCCGCCTCGACCTCGAAGCGGCCGCGCTCGAGGCCTATCTCGCCCGCGACGCCCGCCACCGCTAG
- a CDS encoding DUF3817 domain-containing protein yields MVEYADDPQTELDRKAEQLKWCAFVETISYVLLFLFWGILHNMIGTKVMGFFHGWIFLAFATMVVFIARPMHWTWKFVLVALLTGPIGAVLVYERIRRDGAPHPASTPAPAHMSR; encoded by the coding sequence ATGGTCGAGTACGCCGACGACCCGCAGACCGAGCTGGACCGCAAGGCCGAGCAGCTGAAGTGGTGCGCGTTCGTCGAGACGATCTCCTACGTGCTGCTCTTCCTCTTCTGGGGGATCCTGCACAACATGATCGGCACGAAGGTCATGGGCTTCTTCCACGGCTGGATCTTCCTCGCCTTCGCGACGATGGTCGTGTTCATCGCGCGGCCGATGCACTGGACGTGGAAATTCGTGCTCGTCGCGCTGCTGACGGGCCCGATCGGCGCGGTGCTCGTCTACGAGCGCATCCGGCGCGACGGTGCGCCGCACCCGGCGTCTACGCCGGCGCCGGCGCACATGTCGCGGTGA
- a CDS encoding alpha/beta hydrolase encodes MTNADLTDVEQEELAKANESGRRPVVFVHGLWLLPNSWERWRAVFEDAGFATVVPGWPDDPNTVDEAKAHPEVFAHKSVGQIADHFEYAISKLTRRPAVIGHSFGGLLTQILAGRGVSDASVAIDPAPFRGVLPLPISALKSASPVLGNPRNRSRAVPLTYDQFRFAFANALSEAEAHELYNTFAVPGSGVPLFQAAAANLNPWTEVKVQTKNADRGPLLVIEGEVDHTVPWAVANASYKKQRRNEGVTEIVKMAGRGHSLTIDHGWREVAQTALDFVQRFVQP; translated from the coding sequence ATGACGAATGCCGACCTCACCGACGTCGAGCAGGAAGAGCTGGCGAAGGCGAACGAGTCGGGCCGGCGGCCGGTCGTCTTCGTCCACGGGCTCTGGCTGTTGCCGAACAGCTGGGAGCGGTGGCGCGCCGTCTTCGAGGACGCGGGCTTCGCGACCGTCGTGCCCGGTTGGCCCGACGACCCGAACACCGTCGACGAGGCGAAGGCGCATCCCGAGGTCTTCGCGCACAAGAGCGTCGGACAGATCGCCGACCACTTCGAATACGCGATCTCGAAGCTGACGCGCCGCCCGGCGGTGATCGGCCACTCGTTCGGCGGGTTGCTCACGCAGATCCTCGCGGGCCGTGGCGTCTCGGACGCGTCGGTCGCGATCGACCCGGCGCCGTTCCGCGGCGTGCTGCCGCTGCCGATCTCGGCGCTGAAGTCGGCTTCGCCGGTGCTCGGCAATCCGCGCAACCGCAGCCGTGCCGTGCCGCTCACGTACGACCAGTTCCGCTTTGCGTTCGCGAACGCCCTGAGCGAGGCCGAGGCGCACGAGCTCTACAACACGTTCGCGGTGCCGGGCTCGGGCGTGCCGCTGTTCCAGGCCGCGGCCGCGAACCTGAACCCGTGGACCGAGGTGAAGGTGCAGACCAAGAACGCCGACCGCGGTCCGCTCCTCGTCATCGAAGGCGAGGTCGACCACACCGTGCCGTGGGCGGTCGCGAACGCGTCGTACAAGAAGCAACGGCGCAACGAGGGCGTGACCGAGATCGTGAAGATGGCCGGCCGCGGGCACTCGTTGACGATCGACCACGGCTGGCGTGAGGTCGCGCAGACCGCGCTCGACTTCGTGCAGCGATTCGTTCAGCCGTGA
- a CDS encoding amidohydrolase family protein: MSTPADFPKIVSVDDHVVEPAHLFEQWLPKRFVERGPHIERHGLGGLKFVGGTRYEYSLSADGPPCDIWFYEGLMYPHKRHVAAVGFERDDMQLVPITYDEMRPGCYEPQARMDDNDLNWVDVSLCFPTFPRFCGQTFLEAQDKELALACVHAYNDWMVEEWCGDSGGKLVPLCLIPLWDVELAAAEIRRNAARGVRAVCFSEIPPNLGLPSIHSGQWDPFFAACEQTQTVVCMHIGSSSKMPATSPDAPAAVQATLSFGNAMASLTDFLFSGVLVRFPELKLAYSEGQIGWIPYILERADDVWVEHRAWGGVRDIVPEKPSSYYYRQVFGCFFRDRHGIDSLDKVGVDNTTFETDYPHTDSTWPNTKQIAMELFGDQPANVVYKLARGNAIRMLGLSL, from the coding sequence GTGAGCACCCCTGCTGACTTCCCGAAGATCGTCAGCGTCGACGACCACGTCGTCGAGCCTGCGCACCTGTTCGAGCAGTGGTTGCCGAAGCGGTTCGTCGAACGCGGCCCACACATCGAGCGGCACGGGCTCGGCGGGCTGAAGTTCGTCGGCGGGACGCGCTACGAGTACTCGCTGAGCGCCGACGGGCCGCCCTGCGACATCTGGTTCTACGAAGGCCTGATGTACCCGCACAAGCGTCACGTCGCCGCGGTCGGGTTCGAGCGCGACGACATGCAGCTCGTGCCGATCACGTACGACGAGATGCGGCCCGGCTGCTACGAGCCCCAGGCGCGCATGGACGACAACGACCTCAACTGGGTCGACGTGTCGCTCTGCTTCCCGACGTTCCCGCGCTTCTGCGGACAGACCTTCCTCGAAGCGCAGGACAAGGAGCTCGCGCTCGCGTGCGTGCACGCGTACAACGACTGGATGGTCGAGGAGTGGTGCGGCGACAGCGGCGGCAAGCTCGTGCCGCTGTGTCTCATCCCGCTGTGGGACGTCGAGCTCGCGGCCGCAGAGATCCGGCGCAACGCGGCGCGCGGCGTGCGCGCGGTGTGCTTCAGCGAGATCCCGCCGAACCTCGGGCTGCCGAGCATCCACTCGGGCCAGTGGGATCCGTTCTTCGCAGCGTGTGAGCAGACGCAGACCGTCGTGTGCATGCACATCGGCTCGTCGTCGAAGATGCCGGCGACGTCGCCGGACGCGCCGGCCGCGGTGCAGGCGACGCTGAGCTTCGGCAACGCGATGGCGTCGCTCACCGACTTCCTGTTCTCGGGTGTGCTCGTGCGCTTTCCCGAGTTGAAGCTCGCGTACTCCGAAGGCCAGATCGGGTGGATCCCGTACATCCTCGAGCGCGCCGACGACGTGTGGGTCGAGCACCGCGCGTGGGGTGGCGTGCGCGACATCGTGCCCGAGAAGCCGTCGAGCTATTACTACCGGCAGGTGTTCGGCTGCTTCTTCCGTGACCGGCACGGCATCGACTCGCTCGACAAGGTCGGCGTCGACAACACCACGTTCGAGACCGACTATCCCCACACCGACTCGACGTGGCCGAACACGAAGCAGATCGCGATGGAGCTGTTCGGAGATCAGCCGGCCAATGTCGTGTACAAGCTCGCGCGCGGCAACGCGATCCGCATGCTCGGCCTCTCGCTCTAG
- a CDS encoding hotdog domain-containing protein, with translation MVVDSTYPPAQHMLRDLALSVEHHEDGSSVGRLPVVDAVLDDHGRVRAGVVATLVDAIGGGLAAYAAAPGWIATADLDLQLTGTPTDASTIDARGRVLRAGRSTVVIAVDLRVGSAELGLATMTFAVLPRRDSNPVMPVDRVRGPQSFLGGGDGSGFTTGVLDALGIRTVDGACGHVELVPSGYVENSLGAVQGGVVATIAERAAELALSSAAGVALAPVGLQITYLALAREGPIRASAEVLGVAPEWGSARVELFDAGASRRTTVARVAATRI, from the coding sequence ATGGTCGTCGATTCCACCTATCCACCCGCGCAGCACATGCTGCGCGACCTCGCGTTGAGCGTCGAGCACCACGAGGACGGGTCGAGCGTCGGCCGGCTGCCCGTCGTCGATGCCGTGCTCGACGACCATGGGCGCGTGCGCGCGGGTGTCGTGGCGACGTTGGTCGACGCGATCGGCGGCGGGTTGGCCGCGTACGCGGCGGCGCCGGGTTGGATCGCGACCGCCGATCTCGATCTGCAGCTCACCGGTACGCCGACCGACGCGTCGACGATCGACGCGCGCGGACGCGTGCTGCGCGCCGGTCGCTCGACGGTCGTGATCGCGGTCGACCTGCGCGTCGGCTCCGCCGAGCTCGGCCTCGCGACGATGACGTTCGCGGTGCTCCCGCGACGCGACTCGAATCCGGTGATGCCGGTCGATCGCGTGCGCGGCCCGCAGTCGTTCCTCGGCGGCGGCGACGGGTCCGGTTTCACGACTGGCGTGCTCGACGCGCTCGGCATCCGCACGGTCGACGGGGCGTGCGGTCACGTCGAGCTCGTCCCGAGCGGCTACGTCGAGAACTCGCTCGGCGCGGTTCAGGGCGGTGTCGTCGCGACGATCGCCGAGCGCGCGGCCGAGCTCGCGCTGTCGTCCGCGGCCGGCGTTGCGCTCGCGCCCGTCGGCCTGCAGATCACGTACTTGGCACTGGCGCGCGAAGGGCCGATCCGCGCGTCCGCCGAGGTGCTCGGTGTCGCGCCCGAGTGGGGGAGCGCGCGGGTCGAGCTGTTCGACGCCGGCGCCTCACGCCGGACCACCGTGGCGCGCGTCGCGGCGACGAGGATCTGA
- a CDS encoding PaaI family thioesterase encodes MEITDEGRSVARFVGVDLHEVGDWEQGEVIGEASSPLHDHLRAPGGGIRSGALLTLCDNVGGFCAGLAALPDGWVVSTNLTLTIAPPVVVGPLRLRSTVLRAGKAAIVTDIRVTDAGREGAIVGDAVLTSAVLIPEGGPPRWPRPAHMQAPPPDGTLPSFVDWLGIRDVEGEPAGVVELDAVDGVRNPWGIVHGGVTAALVDFASERAAAAVLGTAPDALVTSDVALHFLSPSRVGPVRASAMVVGERADGVVLRVEVRDTGLDRVAAHAVVSVRPRSTS; translated from the coding sequence ATGGAGATCACGGACGAAGGGCGGAGCGTCGCGCGGTTCGTCGGTGTCGACCTGCACGAGGTCGGCGACTGGGAGCAGGGCGAGGTCATCGGCGAGGCGAGCTCACCGCTGCACGATCACCTGCGTGCGCCGGGCGGCGGTATCCGTTCCGGTGCGCTGCTCACGCTGTGCGACAACGTCGGCGGGTTCTGCGCCGGGCTCGCGGCGCTGCCCGACGGTTGGGTCGTGTCGACGAACCTCACGCTCACGATCGCGCCACCGGTCGTCGTCGGCCCGCTGCGGCTGCGTTCGACGGTGTTGCGCGCGGGCAAGGCCGCGATCGTCACCGACATCCGGGTCACGGACGCCGGCCGCGAGGGCGCGATCGTCGGCGATGCGGTGCTCACGTCGGCGGTGCTCATCCCCGAGGGCGGTCCGCCGCGCTGGCCGCGGCCCGCGCACATGCAGGCGCCGCCACCCGACGGCACGCTGCCCTCGTTCGTCGACTGGCTCGGGATCCGCGATGTCGAGGGCGAGCCGGCCGGCGTGGTCGAGCTCGACGCGGTCGACGGCGTGCGCAACCCGTGGGGGATCGTGCACGGCGGTGTCACGGCCGCGTTGGTCGACTTCGCGTCGGAGCGCGCGGCCGCGGCCGTGCTCGGTACGGCTCCCGACGCGCTCGTGACCTCCGACGTCGCGCTGCACTTTCTCTCGCCGTCGCGCGTCGGTCCGGTGCGCGCGTCCGCCATGGTCGTCGGCGAGCGCGCCGACGGCGTCGTGCTGCGCGTCGAGGTGCGCGACACGGGCCTCGACCGCGTCGCGGCGCACGCGGTCGTGAGCGTGCGCCCGCGTTCGACTTCCTGA
- a CDS encoding MFS transporter, whose product MGALADRPFRRFFLAQTLSTFGDTAMYLAMAIWVKELTHSNAAAAAVIFAITAGALFAPLAGFVADRVPRLRLTIVVDLTTSGLVLALLGVRNREGVWIVYTVAVLYGLSLTILNAARSGLVRDLLPDALLGPGNASLQTMAQSMQLAAPLVGAGLFAAVGGRAVAVIDAATFVVAAALLSRVDGAETRARHEPETLARELSAGIAYVRRTPILRQLVLCELAVCSVLGFFEPLTFAVVDQGLHRRPTFVGVLVSVSGVGAVAAGLVAAAVLRRLAEPRTYAIAVLLFAVSAAAQIPHSLALVVVGSFAAGAGLTWSNIAIANARQRYSPRHLQGRVAAATNMTTIAQTLSIAVGAVLIDVIDYRVLLALMTAVFIAAAVPPLVRARTFDFDELTT is encoded by the coding sequence ATGGGCGCGCTGGCCGACCGGCCGTTCCGCCGCTTCTTCCTCGCCCAGACGCTCTCAACCTTCGGCGACACCGCGATGTACCTCGCGATGGCGATCTGGGTGAAGGAGCTGACGCACAGCAACGCGGCCGCCGCCGCGGTCATCTTCGCGATCACTGCGGGCGCCCTGTTCGCACCGCTCGCGGGGTTCGTCGCCGATCGCGTCCCGAGGCTCCGCTTGACGATCGTCGTCGATCTCACGACGAGCGGACTCGTCCTCGCGCTCCTGGGTGTGCGCAATCGCGAAGGCGTCTGGATCGTCTACACGGTCGCGGTCCTCTACGGCCTGTCGCTGACGATCCTCAATGCGGCGCGCAGCGGTCTGGTACGGGACCTGCTTCCCGACGCGCTGCTCGGGCCGGGAAACGCTTCGTTGCAGACGATGGCGCAGAGCATGCAGCTCGCAGCGCCGCTCGTCGGAGCGGGTCTGTTCGCCGCCGTCGGTGGGCGGGCCGTGGCCGTGATCGACGCGGCAACGTTCGTCGTCGCGGCCGCGCTGCTCTCGAGGGTCGACGGGGCCGAGACGCGCGCGCGCCACGAACCGGAAACCCTCGCCCGAGAGCTCTCCGCCGGCATCGCCTACGTGCGCCGCACACCGATCCTGCGCCAACTCGTGCTCTGCGAGCTCGCCGTGTGCTCAGTTCTGGGCTTCTTCGAGCCCCTGACCTTCGCCGTCGTCGATCAGGGTCTCCACCGCCGTCCGACCTTCGTCGGCGTCCTGGTCTCGGTGAGCGGCGTCGGCGCGGTCGCGGCCGGGCTCGTCGCCGCGGCCGTGTTGCGCCGCCTCGCCGAGCCGCGCACCTATGCGATCGCGGTCCTGCTGTTCGCGGTGTCGGCCGCGGCGCAGATTCCGCACAGCCTCGCACTGGTCGTGGTCGGAAGCTTCGCCGCCGGCGCGGGCCTCACGTGGTCGAACATCGCGATCGCCAACGCGCGGCAGCGATACTCACCCCGCCACCTCCAAGGGCGAGTGGCGGCGGCGACGAACATGACGACGATCGCCCAGACGCTCTCGATCGCCGTCGGCGCCGTGCTCATCGACGTGATCGACTACCGCGTTCTTCTCGCGCTGATGACCGCCGTGTTCATCGCGGCTGCCGTCCCGCCACTCGTCCGCGCGCGAACCTTCGACTTCGATGAGCTGACGACCTAG
- a CDS encoding helix-turn-helix domain-containing protein, with translation MASKRPSSTPRPDHFVTDDGALRALAHPLRLSLLEVLATERRATATRCSELLGPSPSACSFHLRVLARHGFIEEAPGGIGPERPWCLTDEDFAFSDTAPREPEGVEAARTAGRAFVHREMARFLAWPQARERYPKAWQRNASVMFGSIAYLTRAELDEFHSDLRVLLERYEDRLRDPATRPRGSRPVRLLGVTVPMTYESPRH, from the coding sequence ATGGCTTCGAAGCGCCCATCGAGCACGCCCCGCCCTGACCACTTCGTCACCGACGACGGCGCGCTCCGCGCACTCGCACATCCCTTGCGGCTCTCGTTGCTGGAGGTTCTGGCGACCGAGCGCCGCGCCACCGCGACCCGATGCTCCGAGCTGCTCGGCCCGAGCCCTTCCGCCTGCTCGTTCCATCTCCGCGTGCTCGCCCGCCACGGCTTCATCGAGGAGGCACCCGGCGGAATCGGTCCGGAACGGCCCTGGTGTCTGACCGACGAGGACTTCGCGTTCTCCGATACGGCTCCGCGTGAGCCGGAAGGCGTCGAGGCGGCGCGCACGGCCGGTCGCGCGTTCGTGCACCGCGAGATGGCTCGCTTCCTCGCCTGGCCGCAGGCACGCGAGCGCTACCCGAAGGCGTGGCAGCGAAACGCGAGCGTGATGTTCGGTTCGATCGCGTACCTGACCCGCGCCGAGCTCGACGAGTTCCACTCCGACTTGCGAGTGCTGCTCGAGCGCTACGAAGACCGACTGCGCGACCCGGCGACGCGGCCTCGTGGGTCTCGACCCGTGCGTCTGCTCGGTGTCACCGTCCCGATGACATACGAATCGCCGCGGCATTGA
- a CDS encoding NAD(P)-dependent oxidoreductase: MSAVVSAVALGAPHTELLAGWELEVVDLLRAGDAELEAALRETEALLVNSHFPVDARVLGFAPRLRAISTVSVGFDHIDVRTAAQRSITVTTTPVLSDAVADLTLALITMTLRRLRETIDDLSRGVWRNEILGHDVRGQRLLLIGFGRIAREVAARALAAKMTVCTYDVRTEIAPMAGVDRVATLAEGLAAADIVSLHVDLNPSTHHLIDADALARMKPTAILINTARGGVVDQDALRRALSNGDIAGAGLDVLETEPPDADDPILHLPNVVVLPHIGSATVETRLAMLDCAVDNLVACLRGEACANALALLPPEL; encoded by the coding sequence ATGTCGGCCGTCGTGTCGGCGGTCGCGCTCGGCGCGCCCCACACGGAGCTGCTCGCGGGTTGGGAGCTCGAGGTCGTCGATCTCCTGCGCGCCGGCGACGCGGAGCTCGAAGCTGCGCTCCGCGAGACCGAGGCGCTGCTCGTCAACTCCCATTTCCCCGTCGACGCGCGCGTGCTCGGGTTTGCGCCCCGGCTGCGCGCGATCAGCACGGTGAGCGTCGGCTTCGACCACATCGACGTGCGCACCGCCGCGCAGCGGTCGATCACCGTGACGACGACGCCGGTGCTGAGCGACGCGGTCGCCGACCTCACGCTCGCGCTCATCACGATGACACTGCGCCGGCTGCGCGAGACCATCGACGACCTCAGCCGCGGCGTGTGGCGCAACGAGATCCTCGGCCACGACGTGCGCGGCCAGCGGCTGTTGCTCATCGGGTTCGGTCGCATCGCACGCGAGGTCGCGGCGCGGGCGCTCGCCGCCAAGATGACCGTGTGCACGTACGACGTCCGCACCGAAATCGCGCCGATGGCCGGCGTCGATCGGGTGGCGACGCTTGCCGAAGGGCTCGCGGCGGCCGACATCGTGTCGCTGCACGTCGACCTCAACCCCTCGACGCATCATCTGATCGATGCCGACGCGCTCGCGCGCATGAAGCCCACGGCGATCCTGATCAACACCGCGCGCGGTGGCGTCGTCGATCAGGACGCGCTGCGGCGCGCGCTGTCGAACGGCGACATCGCCGGCGCCGGGCTCGACGTGCTCGAGACCGAGCCACCCGATGCCGACGACCCGATCCTGCATCTCCCGAACGTCGTCGTCCTCCCGCACATCGGCTCGGCGACCGTCGAGACGCGCCTCGCCATGCTCGACTGCGCGGTCGACAACCTCGTCGCCTGCCTGCGCGGCGAGGCCTGCGCCAACGCGCTGGCACTGCTCCCGCCCGAGCTCTAG
- a CDS encoding aldolase/citrate lyase family protein — protein sequence MRANGVRAAWDADRAALGAWLTIPSGFSAEIVAHAGFDWACVDMQHGVIDYAQMVVMLQAMSETDVTPLVRVPWNEPGIIGKSLDAGARGVIVPMVNSVADAERAVRACRYAPIGARSYGPLRANLSVGFDYFEHANADVLCIVMIETREAVADVDAILSVPGIDAVYVGPADLSITLGLAPAPDHDAAIFSDAITRIVESCLAHGVVPGIAGHQGTAPKRVEQGFRLVEVASDARLLGMAAGEALQAVSGSGTARSAYL from the coding sequence ATGCGAGCGAACGGTGTGCGCGCGGCGTGGGATGCCGATCGCGCGGCGCTCGGCGCCTGGCTCACGATTCCCAGCGGCTTCTCCGCGGAGATCGTGGCGCACGCCGGCTTCGACTGGGCGTGTGTCGACATGCAGCACGGCGTCATCGACTACGCGCAGATGGTCGTCATGCTGCAGGCGATGTCGGAGACCGACGTGACGCCGCTCGTGCGCGTGCCGTGGAACGAGCCCGGCATCATCGGCAAGTCCCTCGACGCCGGCGCGCGCGGTGTCATCGTCCCGATGGTGAACTCGGTTGCCGATGCGGAGCGCGCCGTGCGCGCGTGCCGCTATGCGCCGATCGGCGCCCGCAGCTACGGACCGCTGCGCGCCAACCTCTCGGTCGGCTTCGACTACTTCGAGCACGCCAACGCCGATGTTCTCTGCATCGTGATGATCGAGACGCGCGAAGCGGTCGCCGACGTCGACGCGATCCTCTCGGTGCCCGGCATCGACGCCGTGTACGTCGGGCCCGCCGACCTCAGCATCACGCTCGGCCTGGCGCCCGCACCCGATCACGACGCGGCGATCTTCAGCGACGCGATCACCCGCATCGTCGAGTCGTGCCTCGCGCACGGCGTGGTGCCCGGGATCGCGGGGCACCAGGGCACGGCGCCCAAGCGGGTCGAGCAGGGCTTCCGGCTCGTCGAGGTCGCGTCGGACGCCCGCCTGCTCGGCATGGCTGCGGGCGAAGCGCTGCAGGCCGTCTCCGGCTCGGGAACCGCGCGCTCGGCGTACCTCTGA
- a CDS encoding zinc ABC transporter substrate-binding protein, whose amino-acid sequence MRTAAALLAVALLTGCATSPSALERSGGRIQVVAAENFWGSLARQVAGDRADVSTIIEDPATDPHDYEATPSDARAIATAQYVILNGVGYDSWARKLLDADPESGRVVLDVGRAVDVNVGGNPHQWYSPSVVDRVIERIAADLARLDPRDADYFARRRADLETTGLAEYHSLIAQIRRADADVPVGASESIVVPLFHALGVRLETPSAFLDAVAEGNEPTARDTAVVTRQIDEHAIEVFVFNRQNATPDVQRLVDAAEHNGIPIVTVTETLTPKGATFQTWQVAQLRALRDALARVHAREGSGS is encoded by the coding sequence ATGCGGACGGCCGCCGCCCTCCTTGCCGTGGCGTTGCTCACGGGCTGCGCGACCAGCCCTTCCGCGCTCGAACGGAGCGGCGGTCGGATCCAGGTCGTCGCGGCCGAGAACTTCTGGGGCAGCCTCGCCCGGCAGGTCGCGGGCGACCGGGCCGACGTCAGCACGATCATCGAGGACCCCGCCACCGACCCGCACGACTACGAGGCGACGCCCTCGGACGCGCGTGCGATCGCGACCGCGCAGTACGTGATCCTCAACGGCGTCGGTTACGACTCGTGGGCGCGCAAGCTGCTCGACGCGGATCCCGAATCGGGTCGGGTCGTGCTCGACGTCGGCCGGGCGGTCGACGTGAACGTCGGCGGCAACCCGCACCAGTGGTACTCGCCGAGCGTCGTCGACCGCGTCATCGAGCGCATCGCGGCGGACCTCGCGCGCCTCGATCCGCGTGACGCCGACTATTTCGCACGCCGGCGCGCGGACCTGGAGACGACGGGTCTCGCCGAGTACCACTCGCTGATCGCGCAGATCCGGCGCGCCGACGCCGACGTGCCGGTCGGCGCGTCCGAGAGCATCGTCGTGCCGCTCTTCCACGCGCTCGGCGTGCGGCTCGAGACGCCGAGCGCGTTCCTCGATGCCGTCGCCGAGGGCAACGAGCCGACCGCGCGCGACACCGCGGTCGTCACCCGTCAGATCGACGAGCACGCGATCGAAGTCTTCGTGTTCAACCGGCAGAACGCGACGCCCGACGTGCAGCGACTCGTCGACGCGGCGGAGCACAACGGCATCCCGATCGTCACCGTCACGGAGACGCTGACGCCGAAGGGTGCGACGTTCCAGACCTGGCAGGTTGCGCAGCTGCGCGCGTTGCGGGACGCGCTCGCACGCGTGCACGCGCGTGAAGGGAGCGGATCATGA
- a CDS encoding ABC transporter ATP-binding protein, giving the protein MSDVAVQLRDAAVAVGGRTVWHGVDLDVEAGQFAAILGPNGAGKSTLLKALLGLVPTRAGTVRVLGHEPGARAADVGYLPQRRSFDPALRIRGVDIVRLGLDGDRWGVPLPWRTTARHEREQRIDELVDLVGASAYARRPIGECSGGEQQRLLIAQALARRPKLLLLDEPLDSLDLPSQAGVAALIEQICEQGVTVLIVAHDVNPIIGFLDLVVYLAGGSAACGEPRDVITSARLSELYGTPIEVLQTSDGQLVVVGHSDATTYHPEMHHHSHAH; this is encoded by the coding sequence ATGAGCGATGTCGCGGTGCAGCTGCGGGACGCGGCCGTCGCGGTCGGCGGGCGAACGGTGTGGCACGGCGTCGACCTCGACGTCGAGGCCGGGCAGTTCGCCGCGATCCTCGGGCCGAACGGCGCCGGCAAGTCGACGCTCCTCAAGGCCCTGCTCGGGCTGGTTCCGACGCGCGCGGGCACGGTGCGCGTGCTCGGCCACGAGCCGGGCGCGCGCGCCGCCGACGTCGGCTACCTGCCGCAGCGCCGCAGCTTCGATCCGGCGCTCCGCATTCGCGGTGTCGACATCGTGCGCCTCGGGCTCGACGGCGATCGGTGGGGCGTGCCGTTGCCGTGGCGCACGACTGCTCGACACGAGCGTGAACAGCGGATCGACGAGCTCGTCGACCTCGTCGGCGCGTCGGCGTACGCGCGCCGGCCGATCGGCGAGTGCTCGGGCGGCGAGCAGCAGCGGCTGCTCATCGCCCAGGCGCTCGCGCGCCGGCCCAAGCTGTTGCTGCTCGACGAACCGCTCGACAGTCTCGACCTGCCGAGTCAGGCCGGTGTCGCCGCGCTCATCGAGCAGATCTGCGAGCAGGGCGTGACCGTGCTGATCGTCGCGCACGACGTGAACCCGATCATCGGCTTCCTCGATCTCGTCGTGTACCTCGCGGGAGGCAGCGCGGCGTGCGGCGAGCCGCGCGACGTCATCACCAGCGCGCGCTTGAGCGAGTTGTACGGCACACCGATCGAGGTGCTGCAGACGTCGGATGGCCAGCTCGTCGTCGTCGGGCACTCGGACGCCACGACGTATCACCCCGAGATGCACCACCACAGCCATGCCCATTGA